The Neofelis nebulosa isolate mNeoNeb1 chromosome X, mNeoNeb1.pri, whole genome shotgun sequence genome has a segment encoding these proteins:
- the LOC131503183 gene encoding olfactory receptor 13H1-like — MAMDNATAVFEFLLIGISNYPEWKVTFFTLVLITYFSTLFGNGLIIFLIYIDPHLHTPMYFFLTNLSFLDLCYGTNSMPQALVHCFYTHPYLSYRRCLTQMSVSLVLATAECLLLAVMAYDRMIAISNPLRYSMIMNGPVCVWLVATSWGASFVLTAMLIISLPLHFCGANVINHFVCEILSLLELACSDTSLSELMILTTGIFTLLLPFGFVLLSYIRIATTVLRIRSVRGRLKAFSTCGSHLTVVIIFYGAAISMYMKPQSKSSPDQNKFISVLYGALTPMLNPLIYSLRNKDVKGAMRKIVAKRT; from the coding sequence ATGGCCATGGATAATGCTACAGCGGTTTTTGAGTTTCTTCTTATTGGAATCTCTAACTATCCTGAGTGGAAAGTCACATTTTTCACATTGGTGCTGATAACATACTTCAGCACATTGTTTGGGAATGGACTTATCATCTTTCTTATCTACATTGACCCCCACCTGCACACTCCAAtgtacttcttccttactaatcTGTCTTTCTTAGACCTTTGCTATGGAACCAATTCCATGCCCCAGGCCTTGGTGCATTGTTTCTATACCCATCCCTACCTCTCTTACCGACGATGTTTGACCCAAATGAGTGTCTCCTTGGTCTTGGCCACAGCAGAGTGCCTCCTATTGGCTGTCATGGCCTATGATCGTATGATTGCCATCAGCAATCCCCTGCGCTATTCCATGATCATGAATGGCCCAGTGTGTGTCTGGCTGGTGGCTACCTCATGGGGGGCATCATTTGTGCTCACTGCTATGCTCATCATATCCCTGCCACTTCACTTCTGTGGAGCTAATGTCATCAACCATTTTGTCTGTGAGATTCTTTCCCTCCTTGAGCTGGCCTGTTCTGATACCAGCCTCAGTGAGCTTATGATCCTCACCACAGGTATCTTCACCCTGCTCCTACCCTTTGGATTTGTTCTTCTCTCCTATATCCGAATTGCCACTACTGTCCTAAGGATTCGCTCAGTCCGGGGTAGGCTCAAGGCCTTTTCCACCTGTGGTTCTCATTTGACTGTGGTGATAATCTTCTATGGGGCAGCCATCTCCATGTATATGAAACCTCAGTCCAAGTCATCCCCTGACCAGAACAAGTTTATTTCAGTGCTTTATGGGGCTCTGACACCCATGCTGAACCCCCTAATATATAGCTTGAGGAACAAGGATGTTAAAGGGGCAATGAGGAAAATTGTGGCAAAAAGGACATGA